A genomic window from Candidatus Palauibacter scopulicola includes:
- a CDS encoding pitrilysin family protein, producing the protein MTNPRAATLDRAVRPAPAAPRPLALPRFERLALPNGLRIEHAERPGLPEVSLHLVLECGAGAEPPRLGGLGELTARLLTAGTPGRDAIEMARWLDRLGVGYRATAGYAVGAVSMHFLSEVFEEALEFLAATILDSEFPEHEVERIRRERIDEIERQADDPANVAGLATIAELYGDGLYGRPAAGTGPTVSEIGPEAVREFHAARYRPGGAILIACGDLDRERLMSAAEARFGAWSGDTAPVAPPEAPEPRANDLILIDRPGSPQSEIRVATVGVPYNTGDHHAIIVANAILGGLFNSRINLNLREDKGWTYGARSSFRFRRGAGPFVARTAVETVRTGPAFEEILGEIEAMRTTPVTADEMELARNALTLSLPLQFETAVQVCGKVSRQRVFGLPDDYWETYRSRIEAVTPEQVREVCRTYLDPDRLTLLAVGDAATAEPTLNGFGRVDVRPAS; encoded by the coding sequence GTGACGAACCCCCGAGCCGCGACCCTCGACCGTGCCGTGCGCCCGGCGCCGGCCGCCCCGCGCCCGCTCGCGCTCCCGCGCTTCGAGCGCCTCGCGCTCCCCAACGGCCTGCGCATCGAGCACGCCGAGCGGCCCGGTCTGCCCGAAGTATCGCTCCACCTCGTCCTCGAGTGCGGCGCGGGCGCCGAACCGCCGCGACTCGGCGGTCTCGGCGAACTCACCGCCCGGCTCCTCACCGCCGGCACCCCCGGCCGGGATGCCATCGAGATGGCGCGCTGGCTCGACCGCCTCGGCGTCGGCTACCGCGCGACGGCCGGCTACGCCGTCGGGGCCGTCTCGATGCACTTCCTTTCGGAGGTGTTCGAGGAGGCGCTCGAGTTCCTCGCCGCCACCATCCTCGATTCCGAGTTCCCGGAGCACGAAGTCGAACGCATCCGCCGCGAGCGCATCGACGAGATCGAACGCCAGGCGGACGACCCGGCGAACGTCGCGGGTCTCGCCACGATCGCCGAACTCTACGGTGACGGCCTGTACGGCCGGCCGGCGGCCGGAACCGGCCCCACCGTGTCGGAGATCGGCCCGGAAGCGGTGCGGGAATTTCACGCCGCGCGCTATCGCCCCGGCGGCGCCATTCTCATCGCGTGCGGCGACCTCGACCGCGAACGTCTCATGTCCGCGGCGGAGGCGCGTTTCGGCGCCTGGAGCGGCGACACCGCCCCGGTTGCGCCCCCGGAAGCGCCGGAGCCGCGGGCGAACGACCTCATCCTCATCGACCGTCCCGGCAGCCCCCAGAGCGAGATTCGCGTCGCGACGGTGGGCGTGCCCTACAACACCGGGGACCATCACGCGATCATCGTGGCCAACGCGATCCTCGGCGGCCTGTTCAACTCCCGGATCAACCTCAACCTGCGCGAGGACAAAGGGTGGACCTACGGGGCGAGGTCGAGTTTCCGGTTCCGCCGCGGCGCGGGGCCGTTCGTCGCGCGCACGGCCGTCGAGACCGTCCGGACCGGACCCGCGTTCGAGGAGATCCTGGGCGAGATCGAGGCCATGCGCACGACGCCCGTCACCGCCGACGAAATGGAACTGGCCCGCAATGCCCTCACGCTCTCCCTGCCGCTCCAGTTCGAGACCGCGGTGCAGGTCTGCGGAAAGGTGAGCCGCCAGCGCGTATTCGGCCTCCCCGACGACTACTGGGAGACGTACCGCTCCCGCATCGAGGCCGTGACGCCCGAGCAGGTGCGGGAGGTCTGCCGCACGTACCTCGATCCCGACCGCCTCACCCTCCTCGCCGTCGGCGACGCGGCGACGGCCGAGCCCACGCTGAACGGTTTCGGGCGCGTGGACGTCCGTCCCGCCTCGTGA
- a CDS encoding zf-HC2 domain-containing protein: protein MMVCKEFIERHTDYLDGTLDADERRRFDAHLEDCRSCRRYQRVMTRGLAVWRALPRVSTSPDFLPRLQHRLYHVDESSKRSWRGQVGRAAAIAVASAGLFTLGVSNGSQPVLVEVQLPPVMADVPAETAAESQGTLFADDPYVPDWFLVPFAPALDDGGGLFGSSYAVPIATSDSIVLPVERRSGQLDESR from the coding sequence ATGATGGTTTGCAAAGAGTTTATCGAGCGACATACCGACTACCTCGACGGTACGCTGGACGCCGACGAGCGCCGTCGTTTCGACGCGCATCTGGAAGATTGCAGGTCGTGTCGGCGCTACCAGCGGGTGATGACTCGCGGGCTCGCCGTCTGGCGCGCCCTCCCCCGCGTCAGCACCTCTCCGGACTTCCTTCCCCGCCTGCAGCATCGCCTCTATCACGTCGACGAGTCTTCGAAGCGGTCCTGGCGGGGCCAGGTCGGCCGGGCCGCCGCCATCGCCGTGGCGTCGGCGGGACTCTTCACGCTCGGCGTGTCGAACGGGAGTCAGCCCGTGCTCGTCGAAGTGCAGCTTCCGCCGGTGATGGCGGACGTGCCCGCGGAAACGGCGGCGGAGAGCCAGGGGACCCTGTTCGCCGACGACCCCTATGTGCCCGACTGGTTCCTCGTACCGTTCGCTCCCGCGCTCGATGACGGGGGCGGGCTGTTCGGCTCCTCGTACGCGGTGCCGATCGCGACGAGCGACTCCATCGTCCTGCCGGTCGAGCGGCGCTCCGGCCAACTCGACGAGTCTCGCTGA
- a CDS encoding sigma-70 family RNA polymerase sigma factor — translation MDTKPNLEVSRQYAAPEEVASLGRAELKRLEDAELVTHYLGGQRFAFNEIADRYQDRLLNFIYRTIGDRDRAEDLVQETFVRVYRHLHRFDPARKFSTWIYTIASNLAKNELRNRARNPLVLFHTLRKSWDADHRPLEFEDTAYRPDDLFRKRRVREQVEAAVAELPEHHRVVFVLRELEGKSYEEISEITGVTLGTVKSRLNRARNRFARIIAPMLD, via the coding sequence ATGGACACGAAGCCGAACCTCGAGGTATCGAGGCAATACGCAGCGCCGGAGGAGGTGGCATCGCTCGGGCGCGCGGAGTTGAAGCGCCTCGAGGACGCCGAACTCGTCACCCACTACCTGGGGGGGCAGCGCTTCGCGTTCAACGAGATCGCCGACCGCTACCAGGACCGCCTGCTGAACTTCATCTACCGCACCATCGGCGACCGGGACCGAGCCGAGGATCTCGTGCAGGAGACCTTCGTGCGCGTCTACCGGCACCTCCACCGGTTCGATCCCGCGCGGAAGTTCTCGACCTGGATCTATACGATCGCCAGCAACCTGGCGAAGAACGAACTGCGGAACCGGGCGCGCAACCCGCTGGTACTCTTCCATACGCTCCGGAAGAGTTGGGACGCCGACCATCGGCCGCTTGAATTCGAGGATACGGCCTACCGGCCCGACGATCTGTTCCGCAAGCGGCGGGTGCGCGAACAGGTCGAGGCCGCGGTCGCGGAACTTCCCGAGCATCACCGTGTCGTATTCGTGCTGCGTGAACTGGAAGGGAAGAGCTACGAGGAGATTTCCGAGATCACGGGCGTAACGCTGGGCACCGTGAAGTCGCGCCTCAATCGTGCGCGGAACCGGTTCGCCCGCATCATCGCCCCGATGCTCGATTGA
- a CDS encoding NUDIX hydrolase yields MTGGAREGAGGGAPTGRVDGERVYSGRRIHVDVDRVRFPDGSIGRLELIRHPGASAVVALDLPDPPDRTAAAAREPIVTLVRQYRYAARGFIWEVPAGNLEPGEPPEACALRELEEEAGLRAGRLERLASVRTTPGFTDEVIHLFAAWDLEAGETSHEASEFMDVHRLPLRRTIEMIDAGEISDGKTICALTLAARWVARRMDRIGGRGV; encoded by the coding sequence GTGACCGGCGGGGCGCGCGAGGGCGCCGGGGGCGGCGCTCCGACGGGCCGCGTGGACGGCGAGCGCGTCTACTCCGGCCGCCGGATCCATGTCGACGTGGATCGCGTGCGGTTTCCGGACGGGTCCATCGGCCGGCTCGAACTGATCCGCCACCCCGGCGCCTCCGCCGTCGTCGCGCTGGACCTTCCCGACCCGCCCGACCGGACCGCCGCCGCCGCGCGCGAGCCCATCGTCACGCTGGTGCGCCAATACAGGTACGCCGCGCGCGGGTTCATCTGGGAGGTGCCGGCCGGGAACCTGGAGCCCGGCGAGCCTCCCGAGGCGTGCGCGCTCCGGGAACTGGAAGAGGAGGCGGGACTCCGCGCCGGACGCCTGGAGCGGCTGGCCTCCGTGCGCACGACGCCGGGGTTCACGGACGAGGTCATCCACCTCTTCGCGGCGTGGGATCTGGAGGCGGGAGAGACGAGTCACGAGGCGAGCGAGTTCATGGATGTGCATCGGCTGCCCCTGCGCCGTACCATCGAGATGATCGATGCGGGGGAGATCAGCGACGGCAAGACGATCTGCGCGCTGACCCTCGCGGCGCGCTGGGTCGCCCGCCGGATGGATCGAATCGGCGGGCGTGGGGTTTAA
- the mutS gene encoding DNA mismatch repair protein MutS, whose amino-acid sequence MMAAATPDPAGHSPLIRQYLDIKSRHPDSLLFFRVGDFYEMFFEDAEEGSGLLGLTLTARNNGGKRDVPLAGVPVKAVNEYVSRLLEMGRRVAICEQLEDPAEAKGIVKRDVVEIITPGTVLEDKLLAARRNNYVVAIAGDAPFGLAAVDLSTGEFELREVAAPDLDDELGRLEPAEIVIPEETEAPAGPWHLTERPAWRFDASLGDERLREWFGVASTTGFGLDLARDPLLLAASGALLGYLDEVRPAGLDHLRPPRVDRAGRLMYLDEMTRRNLELVEPLRPGAGASLLALVDRTRTPMGARLLRRRLLRPLVVRDEIAVRLDAVQELVERGEEREGVRAALRPIRDLERLAARVSTGRAAPRELLGLGLSLDALPGLAAALSPLEAGRLAELRSGFDPLRDVAARIEEAIDPDAPHALKDGGVIRKGFSAELDEVRGVRGGAVEFIAGMQVRERERTGIDTLKIGFNKVFGYYLEVTRSKLDRVPEEWSRRQTLTNAERYLTPELKEWEAKVLGADDEIARLEARLFHSLRDAVAAEVGRIQATAALVAEIDVLACLAEVAAAEDYVRPRLSDDVVFDIEEGRHPVVEAAVERDTFIPNDMRLDGERRTLIVTGPNMAGKSTVLRQAGLIALMAHIGSFVPARRARIGVCDRVFTRVGASDNLAAGQSTFMVEMTETATILHGATERSLVLLDEIGRGTSTYDGLSIAWAVTERLHELGARTVFATHYHELVGLAESLPRAAAFNVAVRETGQDIVFLYRLQPGGSDRSYGVHVARLAGLPPDVVGRAARILAVLESGPWGAGGRGAALAEAGLGQLSLFEAAAAGPRGGAGPSGASGESESADVAAARALFEKLAALDLDGMTPLEALNTLAEWKAFGDA is encoded by the coding sequence ATGATGGCCGCGGCCACCCCGGACCCGGCTGGGCACTCGCCGCTCATCCGGCAGTACCTCGACATCAAGTCGCGCCATCCCGATTCACTCCTCTTCTTCCGGGTCGGCGATTTCTACGAGATGTTCTTCGAGGACGCGGAGGAGGGGAGCGGCCTGCTGGGCCTCACCCTCACCGCGCGCAACAACGGCGGAAAGCGGGACGTCCCCCTCGCGGGCGTCCCCGTCAAGGCCGTGAACGAGTACGTCTCCCGCCTGCTCGAAATGGGACGCCGCGTGGCGATCTGCGAACAACTCGAGGATCCGGCGGAGGCCAAGGGGATCGTGAAGCGGGATGTCGTCGAGATCATCACCCCGGGCACCGTGCTCGAGGACAAGCTCCTCGCGGCGCGCCGCAACAACTACGTGGTCGCGATCGCCGGCGACGCCCCGTTCGGGCTCGCCGCCGTCGACCTCTCGACCGGCGAGTTCGAGCTTCGCGAGGTGGCGGCGCCGGATCTCGACGACGAACTCGGGCGGCTCGAGCCGGCCGAGATCGTGATCCCCGAGGAGACGGAGGCGCCGGCCGGACCCTGGCACCTGACCGAACGGCCCGCCTGGCGCTTCGACGCTTCGCTCGGCGACGAGCGGCTCCGGGAGTGGTTCGGCGTCGCCTCCACCACCGGCTTCGGCCTCGACCTCGCGCGCGACCCGCTCCTCCTCGCGGCGAGCGGCGCCCTCCTCGGCTACCTGGACGAGGTACGGCCGGCCGGCCTCGACCACCTGCGGCCGCCGCGCGTGGACCGGGCCGGGCGCCTCATGTACCTCGACGAGATGACCCGGAGGAACCTCGAACTCGTCGAGCCGCTGCGTCCCGGCGCGGGGGCGTCGCTGCTCGCCCTCGTCGACCGCACGCGGACGCCGATGGGCGCGCGCCTGCTCCGCCGCCGCCTGCTGCGCCCGCTCGTCGTCCGCGACGAGATCGCGGTCCGCCTCGACGCCGTGCAGGAACTCGTCGAGCGGGGGGAGGAGCGCGAGGGCGTTCGGGCCGCGCTCCGCCCGATCCGCGACCTGGAGCGGCTCGCCGCCCGCGTCTCCACCGGACGGGCGGCGCCCCGCGAACTCCTCGGCCTCGGCCTCTCGCTCGACGCGCTGCCCGGGCTGGCGGCCGCCCTCTCGCCGCTGGAGGCCGGTCGCCTGGCCGAGCTTCGCAGCGGCTTCGACCCGCTCCGGGACGTGGCGGCCCGCATCGAAGAAGCCATCGACCCCGATGCCCCTCACGCCCTCAAGGACGGCGGCGTGATCCGGAAGGGCTTCTCCGCCGAACTCGACGAAGTGCGCGGCGTGCGCGGCGGCGCGGTCGAATTCATCGCCGGCATGCAGGTGCGGGAGCGCGAGCGCACCGGCATCGACACGCTGAAGATCGGGTTCAACAAGGTGTTCGGGTACTATCTCGAGGTCACGCGCTCGAAGCTCGACCGCGTGCCGGAGGAGTGGAGCCGCCGGCAGACACTCACCAACGCCGAGCGCTATCTCACGCCGGAACTCAAGGAGTGGGAGGCGAAGGTGCTCGGGGCCGACGATGAGATCGCCCGGCTCGAGGCGCGGCTCTTCCACTCGCTGCGGGACGCCGTCGCCGCCGAGGTCGGGCGGATCCAGGCGACGGCCGCCCTCGTCGCCGAGATCGACGTCCTCGCCTGCCTCGCCGAGGTCGCCGCCGCCGAGGACTACGTGCGCCCGCGGCTGAGCGACGATGTCGTCTTCGACATCGAAGAGGGCCGGCACCCCGTCGTCGAGGCCGCGGTCGAAAGGGACACCTTCATCCCGAACGACATGCGGCTGGACGGGGAGCGCCGGACCCTCATCGTCACCGGGCCGAACATGGCGGGGAAATCCACCGTCCTGCGCCAGGCGGGACTCATCGCGCTCATGGCGCACATCGGCTCCTTCGTCCCGGCTCGCCGGGCCCGCATCGGGGTCTGCGACCGCGTGTTCACGCGCGTGGGCGCGAGCGACAACCTCGCGGCGGGGCAGAGCACCTTCATGGTGGAGATGACGGAAACCGCGACCATCCTGCACGGGGCCACCGAGCGCTCGCTCGTACTCCTCGACGAGATCGGGCGGGGCACGTCGACGTACGACGGTCTCTCGATCGCGTGGGCGGTGACCGAGCGGCTGCACGAACTCGGAGCGCGCACCGTGTTCGCCACGCACTACCACGAACTCGTCGGCCTCGCGGAGTCGCTTCCGCGCGCGGCCGCGTTCAACGTCGCGGTGCGCGAGACCGGCCAGGACATCGTCTTCCTCTACCGGCTGCAGCCGGGGGGCTCCGACCGGTCCTACGGCGTGCACGTCGCCCGGCTGGCCGGACTGCCACCCGACGTCGTGGGGCGCGCCGCCCGCATCCTCGCCGTGCTCGAGAGCGGGCCGTGGGGCGCGGGCGGCCGCGGCGCCGCGCTCGCCGAGGCGGGGCTGGGGCAGCTCTCCCTGTTCGAGGCCGCGGCGGCCGGCCCGCGGGGCGGCGCGGGGCCGTCCGGCGCGTCCGGGGAAAGTGAAAGCGCGGACGTCGCGGCCGCCCGCGCGCTGTTCGAGAAGCTCGCCGCGCTCGACCTCGACGGGATGACGCCGCTCGAAGCGCTGAACACGCTCGCCGAGTGGAAGGCGTTCGGCGATGCGTAG
- a CDS encoding SPOR domain-containing protein has translation MTPRGRGWALALLAGALSWAFSIPSAAQAAQAAAPVDLDLLEARIEAGRVEGAAEAIERWFDTEARDAARGDALRARYLRARLLADPDSARTELLSVAMDGGSRYGSRAWLRLAQLDLALDEPSRAAADLERLRSDHPRSAEAIESWYWTARTFEARGLIDRACEAWQRGAAEGRRVGAAEAVRLAEAASPGCAPGAPRFAIQAGAFSRRDPAEETRGRLEAAGFFSRIVEYDGLHRVQLGRFARREAAESLVRRLRDAGFEPAVIPVVS, from the coding sequence ATGACGCCGCGCGGCCGCGGGTGGGCGCTCGCGCTTCTCGCCGGCGCGCTGTCGTGGGCGTTTTCCATCCCCTCCGCCGCGCAAGCCGCGCAAGCCGCCGCTCCCGTGGATCTGGACCTCCTCGAGGCACGGATCGAGGCCGGGAGGGTCGAGGGCGCCGCGGAGGCGATCGAGCGCTGGTTCGACACGGAGGCGCGCGACGCGGCTCGCGGGGACGCGCTGCGTGCGCGGTACCTGCGGGCGCGTCTCCTGGCCGATCCGGACTCCGCCCGCACGGAACTCCTCTCCGTCGCCATGGACGGCGGGTCGCGCTACGGATCCCGGGCCTGGCTGCGGCTCGCGCAGCTGGACCTGGCGCTCGACGAACCCTCCCGAGCGGCGGCCGACCTCGAACGCCTGCGGTCGGACCATCCCCGTAGCGCCGAGGCCATCGAGTCCTGGTACTGGACGGCGCGGACGTTCGAGGCCCGGGGCCTGATCGATCGGGCGTGCGAGGCGTGGCAAAGGGGGGCTGCGGAGGGCCGGCGCGTCGGCGCTGCGGAGGCTGTTCGCCTCGCGGAGGCCGCTTCGCCCGGCTGCGCGCCGGGCGCCCCGCGCTTCGCGATACAGGCGGGGGCGTTCTCGCGCCGGGATCCGGCGGAGGAGACGCGGGGGCGGCTGGAAGCCGCCGGCTTCTTCTCGCGCATCGTCGAGTACGACGGATTGCACCGCGTCCAGCTGGGCCGCTTCGCCCGGCGGGAAGCGGCGGAGAGCCTCGTGCGCCGACTCCGGGATGCGGGCTTCGAACCCGCCGTCATCCCCGTCGTCTCGTGA
- the holA gene encoding DNA polymerase III subunit delta has product MSAPLDPRLSRALGQGPPTGAWFLHGDAIRLRDEAARQLVEAAVDPATRDFNYDQFQAEDVTDEQLAATLAMPPMMAERRVVFVRDVERLGSKARAVLQRVAAAPPADLALIVTARIPKGSRAAFYRDLRKVCRTLEWTAPRAAEIPGWIHDRARRRWKLDLSPAAAQWIAGAVGSDLSTLDAELEKLASLPADRRTDADIRDIVPRTHRIDRWSWLDLVASRDYRRALRELENVLTSERGVGLVAGLVEQHLLLGLALDAGPAGLRAALSETGRGYLSWKANAYAKQARAWTVHELDHALRALHRADRHLKSGRGDHAVLAGMLLELGRTENARR; this is encoded by the coding sequence GTGAGCGCGCCCCTCGATCCGCGGCTCTCGCGAGCCCTGGGCCAGGGTCCCCCGACCGGAGCCTGGTTCCTGCACGGAGACGCCATCCGCCTGCGGGACGAAGCCGCGCGGCAACTCGTCGAGGCCGCCGTCGACCCGGCCACGCGCGACTTCAACTACGACCAGTTCCAGGCCGAGGACGTGACGGACGAGCAGCTCGCCGCCACCCTGGCCATGCCCCCCATGATGGCGGAACGCCGCGTGGTCTTCGTGCGCGACGTCGAGCGGCTGGGGTCGAAGGCGCGCGCCGTCCTGCAGCGGGTCGCGGCGGCGCCACCCGCCGACCTCGCCCTCATCGTGACGGCGCGCATCCCCAAGGGGTCGCGTGCGGCCTTCTACCGCGACCTCCGGAAGGTCTGCCGCACGCTGGAGTGGACCGCGCCGCGGGCGGCGGAGATCCCCGGCTGGATCCACGACCGGGCGCGGCGGCGCTGGAAGCTCGACCTCTCGCCGGCGGCGGCCCAGTGGATCGCGGGGGCCGTCGGGTCGGACCTCTCGACGCTGGACGCCGAACTCGAGAAGCTCGCTTCGCTTCCCGCCGACCGCCGGACCGACGCGGACATCCGCGACATCGTTCCCCGGACCCACCGGATCGATCGCTGGAGCTGGCTCGACCTCGTGGCCTCGCGCGACTACCGGCGCGCCTTGCGCGAGTTGGAAAACGTGCTCACTTCGGAACGGGGGGTCGGGCTGGTCGCCGGACTTGTGGAACAGCACCTTCTGCTTGGTCTGGCCCTCGACGCGGGGCCCGCCGGCTTGCGAGCCGCCCTGTCGGAGACGGGGCGCGGCTATCTCTCCTGGAAGGCGAACGCCTACGCGAAGCAGGCGAGGGCATGGACCGTACACGAACTCGATCACGCGCTGCGGGCGCTCCACCGCGCCGACCGGCACCTCAAGTCGGGGCGGGGAGACCACGCGGTGCTCGCCGGGATGCTCCTGGAACTGGGGCGGACGGAGAACGCCCGGAGATGA
- a CDS encoding pitrilysin family protein: MRFDILEHTLDNGLRVVLQPDASAPLVAVHVMYHVGSKNERAGRTGFAHLFEHLLFQGSEHVPREHHFKLVQDAGGTLNGTTWFDRTNYFETLPANELDLGLWLESDRMGFFKPGITQEKLDNQREVVKNERRQAYENRPYGLAFETLLERAYDEGHPYRHPTIGYMPDIDAARLEDVHEFFDLHYGPGNATLVLVGDFDPAAALERVEAWFGEIPPRPVAPRPEVPVPARGGERRALLRDRVQMPRVYLMYHSPRYADPDFEAVVILNYLLADGNSSRFEKTLVYEKQMAADATSFTWPTESAGMCFVVATARPGVAAADLETEVRDVIDDLLRDGVEEEEIEGARNRARRGLLNGRAGFGDRADAIAHAAVLRGDAAYVNDAFTRYGAVTRRDVERAARDVLDPRGLTVLHVVPEEATP; the protein is encoded by the coding sequence ATGAGATTCGACATCCTTGAGCACACGCTCGACAACGGGCTGCGGGTCGTGCTGCAGCCCGATGCGTCGGCGCCGCTCGTCGCGGTTCACGTCATGTACCACGTGGGATCGAAGAACGAGCGCGCCGGCCGGACCGGCTTCGCGCACCTCTTCGAGCATCTCCTCTTCCAGGGGTCCGAGCACGTGCCGCGCGAGCACCACTTCAAGCTCGTTCAGGATGCCGGCGGCACGCTCAACGGGACGACGTGGTTCGACCGCACGAACTACTTCGAGACCCTGCCCGCGAACGAACTGGACCTTGGCCTGTGGCTGGAGTCCGACCGCATGGGGTTCTTCAAGCCCGGGATCACCCAGGAGAAGCTCGACAACCAGCGCGAGGTCGTGAAGAACGAGCGGCGGCAGGCGTACGAGAACCGCCCCTACGGCCTCGCGTTCGAGACCCTGCTCGAGCGCGCCTACGACGAGGGACACCCCTACCGTCATCCGACCATCGGCTACATGCCCGACATCGACGCGGCCCGGCTCGAGGACGTGCACGAGTTCTTCGACCTCCACTACGGACCCGGCAACGCGACCCTCGTACTCGTCGGCGACTTCGATCCGGCCGCGGCGCTGGAGCGGGTCGAGGCCTGGTTCGGGGAGATTCCCCCGCGACCCGTGGCGCCGCGCCCGGAGGTCCCCGTGCCGGCGCGCGGCGGAGAGCGGCGCGCGCTCCTTCGCGACCGCGTCCAGATGCCCCGCGTGTACCTCATGTACCATTCGCCGCGCTACGCGGACCCCGATTTCGAGGCCGTCGTGATCCTCAACTACCTGCTCGCCGACGGGAACAGTTCCCGCTTCGAGAAGACGCTCGTGTACGAGAAACAGATGGCGGCGGACGCGACGTCCTTCACGTGGCCGACCGAGAGCGCCGGGATGTGCTTCGTCGTCGCCACCGCCCGCCCGGGCGTCGCCGCCGCCGACCTCGAGACGGAGGTGAGGGACGTCATCGACGACCTGCTCCGCGACGGCGTCGAGGAGGAAGAGATCGAGGGGGCGCGCAACCGGGCCCGGCGCGGGCTCCTGAACGGGCGCGCGGGCTTCGGCGACCGGGCGGACGCGATCGCGCACGCGGCCGTGTTGCGGGGCGACGCCGCCTATGTGAACGACGCCTTCACGCGCTACGGAGCCGTCACCCGCCGCGACGTGGAGCGCGCGGCGCGCGACGTGCTCGACCCGCGCGGCCTCACCGTCCTCCACGTCGTGCCCGAGGAGGCGACGCCGTGA
- a CDS encoding energy transducer TonB — MRSGRSPRAARSGVLSILAALAGAASTGCADDPGSEVGALRVDQLRDGGLVMPVLESAPSRAFPYPAEALEEGAGGEILLRIRITAAGRVDSVAVATSSGHAVLDSAAVEGARDLRYRPARHGGAPTAIWATLPVSYPVPASRG; from the coding sequence ATGCGTAGCGGGCGTTCGCCGCGGGCCGCCAGGTCCGGCGTCCTTTCGATTCTCGCCGCCCTCGCCGGCGCCGCGTCCACCGGGTGCGCGGACGATCCGGGCTCCGAGGTCGGCGCGCTGCGCGTGGACCAGCTCCGCGACGGCGGCCTCGTCATGCCCGTGCTCGAGTCCGCGCCGTCCCGCGCCTTCCCCTACCCGGCCGAGGCCCTGGAGGAGGGGGCGGGCGGCGAGATCCTCCTCCGCATACGGATCACCGCCGCCGGCCGCGTCGACTCGGTCGCGGTCGCGACCTCGTCGGGACATGCGGTCCTCGACTCGGCCGCGGTGGAAGGTGCCCGCGATCTCCGGTACCGGCCGGCGCGGCACGGCGGCGCCCCCACCGCCATCTGGGCCACGCTCCCCGTCAGCTATCCCGTGCCGGCGTCTCGTGGCTGA